In Hermetia illucens chromosome 1, iHerIll2.2.curated.20191125, whole genome shotgun sequence, one genomic interval encodes:
- the LOC119661126 gene encoding mediator of RNA polymerase II transcription subunit 23 isoform X2: MEAQIIETLNEFLKVQYIEEAFLCVIVHKPDAEKQKCEQFTNNIISLFQNTSSEGKDAVLRVYLLRAAHSGNLAQLKVLMDTLHKLVTGNLISARVLCDKILSCDKLAFQNKSFWIECFKLIKKIITNVDYKGVREIMKACRDKASTFPTNINVSFLPQLLILEDLIQFIFDRNNCLLPAYFIANELIKSPQPSHWKINKLMTDFVEEFRNIAQMVTIINHNHMYPVVETFGYADHLMNSWKLDPHTLKYNFKGNLPYDIEIVEPQPHLVRYVLDQPYSKEMIAVMLNLQKQQKQRCHALEEQLVWLIISAMERSEHDSCEMVTPDDKITPNHWLWLHLSSQLIYFVLFQFVNFMHIIISLHEKLSKRDLRKGRDQLMWILLQFISGSIQKNPLSNFLPMFKLFDILYPEQEPLKVPDLSKPSALRQMAPICIWIHLMKKARLESVNITQPIPIALKAHHEFLSHLAVPGQSLSMSMNNDYRIILLCNAYSTNQEYFSRPMALLTEYINSKSTSQMPVTPLSIVALDGLTVHSKMSLMHSFVSQVIKQAQTKGSVSTLTPALIETYSRLLVYSEIESLGIKGFLSQLLPAVFKQHAWGILHTLLEMFSYRLHHIPTHYRVQLLSHLHSLASVPQTNKMQLNLCFESTALRIITGLGAAELQPQLSRYFNEKTPGSVASSESEELNRVLIMCLGRAMHIMGSGNELQPWCKELLTTIMQNTPMTFANHSLTRLPPALAEFLSQNNAAVENKQLLKKSVDEEYRNWTSMSNENDIIAHFIRPNTTPLFLCLIFKMIWETDTISPVAYKILEGITARALNAHLRKLCDFLVFEVANSTGKTLIHKYVDTMNKMIWQYHIVPIDRVILCLVLRYYENSDAHVCFLIIQLMILKTNELRIRLNEVQVDYPADHWKQSNWHDHHIQYRQKFPEKFGPDESASHSPLPIYYGNVCFRFLSVLDIVTMRFIEIGHPIHGILEIIFEHLGSLYKFHERPITFLYNTFNFYERDLKERVSLKKKMLHEVMKGFKDIRPANWVLSEPFTEYLQSNELLFNPEMPYYIGLVRRLADAITGKNYFYVTDWRFYEFPNAPTHAMYSTCLEVLALPLAPKVVVNNLIDTVVKGNAILLGNDIQAFINAIGVIIAALPESYWSVVYERLVDALNSPKMVEWNCRFSAFELFNFKIVREAMLNKSYAMLLAVAHSVFHHMGCWKLITMIQYLKEKLKPCVQNEHQLVFVCHIFGPFLQRLESEKSNAVAEIGVLLYEMLEVVDKNHGPKNLDYMDPICDFLYHIKYIHVGNIIKNESEAIIKRLRPALQMRLRFISHFNVEEIGSEKTENVQQPTQAPAQQPPVQQPAQPTQPQPQISPAPQQPQAQPQLQQQQSQPQPSQNIQQNLQQQALQQQQQQTLQQNLQQQTLQQQVLQQQAMQQQNLQQQTLQQQGLQQSALQQQNLQQQALQQQNLQHQQLHPMQQQQLQQQQLQQQQFQQQQQLQHQQQLQQQQFQLQQQQQLQQMQQQQLQQQQMQLQQQQLQQQGMGMRHN, translated from the exons ATGGAGGCCCAGATAATCGAGACGTTGAATGAATTTCTG AAAGTGCAGTATATCGAGGAGGCCTTTCTCTGCGTTATTGTCCACAAACCGGACGCCGAGAAGCAGAAATGTGAGCAGTTCACAAATAACATAA TTTCCCTGTTCCAAAATACCTCTTCGGAAGGAAAAGATGCGGTTTTGCGAGTCTACCTGTTGCGGGCCGCCCACAGCGGCAACCTGGCGCAACTCAAGGTTTTAATGGATACTTTGCATAAATTGGTGACTGGGAATTTGATTTCCGCAAG AGTTTTATGCGACAAAATATTAAGCTGCGACAAATTAGCCTTTCAAAACAAAAGCTTTTGGATAGAATGCTTTAAGCTGATCAAGAAGATAATCACCAATGTTGACTACAAAGGGGTTCGTGAAATAATGAAG GCTTGCAGAGACAAAGCTTCAACTTTCCCGACGAATATCAATGTCAGCTTTTTACCACAATTGCTTATCCTTGAAGATCTCATTCAGTTCATATTTGATCGTAATAACTGTTTGTTGCCGGCGTATTTTATTGCTAATGAACTGATCAAGTCACCACAACCATCACATTGG aaaatcaacaaattgaTGACCGATTTCGTTGAGGAATTTCGAAATATCGCACAAATGGTGACGATCATCAATCACAATCACATGTATCCAGTAGTGGAGACATTTGGCTACGCTGATCATTTGATGAATTCATGGAAACTCGATCCACACactttgaaatataattttaaagGTAATTTACCATATGACATCGAGATTGTTGAGCCGCAGCCGCATCTTGTCCGCTATGTGTTGGATCAGCCGTACTCGAAGGAGATGATCGCAGTTATGCTGAATTTGCAGAAACAG CAAAAGCAACGATGCCATGCTTTGGAAGAGCAACTGGTTTGGCTCATAATCTCTGCCATGGAACGAAGTGAACATGACTCCTGCGAGATGGTAACGCCAGACGATAAAATTACTCCCAACCATTGGTTATGGCTACATTTATCTTCACAATTgatatattttgtgttgttcCAATTCGTAAACTTTATGCACATCATTATTTCACTTCATGAGAAA CTTTCCAAACGCGACTTGCGCAAGGGTCGAGACCAACTTATGTGGATTTTACTTCAGTTTATCTCCGGAAGTATTCAAAAGAATCCG CTATCCAACTTCCTGCCAATGTTCAaactttttgatattttatatCCCGAACAAGAACCGCTCAAAGTTCCTGATTTGAGTAAACCCTCAGCATTGAGACAG ATGGCCCCAATTTGCATCTGGATCCATTTGATGAAGAAGGCACGTCTGGAGAGCGTCAACATAACTCAACCAATTCCTATCGCTTTGAAGGCTCATCATGA GTTTCTTTCACACTTGGCTGTGCCAGGTCAATCTTTATCAATGAGCATGAATAACGACTATAGAATCATCCTTCTCTGCAATGCATACTCGACAAATCAAGAATACTTTTCCCGCCCGATGGCTTTGCTCACCGAATATATAAATTCGAAAAGCACCTCTCAGATGCCGGTAACTCCTCTATCCATAGTCGCTCTTGACGGATTGACAGTGCATAGTAAAATGTCGTTGATGCACAG TTTTGTAAGTCAGGTAATTAAACAAGCGCAGACGAAGGGATCGGTATCAACGTTGACTCCAGCTTTGATTGAAACCTACTCAAGATTACTTGTGTATTCCGAGATTGAATCTTTGGGAATTAAAGGCTTTCTTA GTCAACTTCTACCCGCCGTATTCAAACAGCACGCTTGGGGAATACTCCATACTCTCTTGGAAATGTTTTCGTATCGTCTTCATCACATACCAACTCATTACCGTGTTCAATTGTTGTCGCATCTTCATTCATTGGCTTCTGTACCGCAAACGAATAAGATGCAATTGAATTTATG TTTTGAATCAACGGCATTACGGATTATAACCGGTTTGGGAGCAGCTGAGCTGCAACCGCAGCTTTCTCGATACTTCAATGAGAAGACACCAGGATCCGTTGCATCAAGTGAGAGCGAGGAACTAAATCGTGTTTTGATCATGTGTTTGGGACGAGCAATGCATATAATGGGATCGG GTAACGAGCTCCAGCCATGGTGCAAAGAGTTGCTAACCACGATCATGCAAAACACACCGATGACTTTCGCCAATCATTCACTTACTCGTTTACCACCAGCCCTTGCAGAATTTCTCAGTCAGAATAATGCAGCTGTCGAGAATAAACAACTCCTTAAAAAATCTGTCGACGAGGAATATCGCAATTGGACATCAATGTCGAACGAAAACGATATCATCGCCCATTTCATCCGCCCAAATACTACACCTTTGTTCCTTTGCTTGATATTTAAAATGATCTGGGAAACGGACACCATCAGCCCGGTGGCTTATAA AATTCTGGAGGGAATCACCGCCCGAGCATTGAATGCTCATTTGCGCAAACTGTGCGATTTTCTTGTATTTGAAGTTGCAAATTCAACTGGTAAAACTCTTATCCATAAATATGTTGACACAATGAACAAAATGATTTGGCAATATCATATCGTCCCAATTGATCGCGTAATTTTGTGCCTGGTGTTACGTTATTACGAAAACAGTGACGCTCATGTATGCTTCCTGATAATTCAATTAATGATATTAAAGACGAATGAGCTCCGGATTCGGTTGAACGAAGTCCAAGTGGACTATCCTGCTGATCATTGGAAGCAAAGTAACTG GCACGATCATCACATTCAATATCGGCAAAAATTCCCTGAAAAATTCGGCCCAGACGAATCAGCTTCCCATTCTCCTTTGCCAATTTATTATGGAAATGTTTGCTTCCGATTTTTATCGGTGCTTGATATTGTTACGATGAGATTCATTGAAATCGGGCATCCTATTCATGGCATTCTTGAGATAATTTTTGAGCACTTGGGAAGTTTGTACAAGTTTCATG AGCGACCGATTACGTTCCTCTATAACACTTTTAACTTCTATGAACGAGATTTAAAGGAACGTGTAtctttgaagaaaaagatgctCCATGAAGTAATGAAGGGATTCAAAGATATTCGCCCAGCTAACTGGGTTTTATCTGAACCTTTCACTGAATACTTGCAATCCAATGAGCTACTTTTCAATCCGGAAATGCCCTATTACATTGGATTGGTTCGACGTCTAGCAGATG CCATCACTGGGAAAAACTATTTTTACGTTACTGACTGGCGCTTCTATGAATTCCCGAATGCACCTACTCATGCTATGTATTCGACGTGCTTGGAAGTATTAGCGTTACCACTCGCCCCGAAGGTGGTTGTAAACAATCTAATTGATACAGTCGTAAAGGGAAATGCTATTCTTTTGGGTAACGACATTCAGGCGTTCATCAATGCAATTGGCGTGATAATTGCTGCCCTGCCGGAGTCCTATTGGAGTGTCGTTTACGAACGATTGGTTGATGCATTGAATAGTCCGAAAATGGTTGAATGGAATTGCCGTTTCTCAGCCTTTGAACTATTCAACTTCAAAATTGTACGCGAAGCAATGCTGAATAAATCATATGCAATGCTTTTGGCTGTCGCACATTCTGTCTTTCATCATATGGGATGTTGGAAATTGATAACAATGATTCA ATATTTGAAGGAGAAATTGAAGCCTTGCGTTCAAAATGAACATCAATTGGTTTTCGTTTGTCACATTTTTGGACCGTTTTTACAACGTTTGGAAAGTGAAAAGTCAAATGCTGTTGCGGAAATTGGTGTATTGTTGTACGAGATGCTAGAAGTGGTTGATAAGAATCACGGACCGAAAAATTTGGACTATATGGATCCGATTTGCGATTTCTT ATATCATATTAAGTATATTCACGTTgggaatataataaaaaatgaaTCAGAAGCAATAATCAAACGATTGAGGCCGGCTCTTCAGATGCGGCTCCGATTCATAAGTCACTTCAACGTTGAAGAAATTGGTTCAGAGAAAAC TGAAAATGTTCAGCAGCCAACCCAAGCACCAGCGCAACAGCCACCTGTCCAACAACCTGCACAACCGACACAACCTCAGCCACAAATTTCTCCTGCACCTCAACAGCCGCAAGCGCAACCGCAATTGCAGCAGCAACAATCTCAACCACAACCCTCACAAAATATTCAACAGAACCTCCAACAACAGGCACttcagcagcaacaacagcaaaccTTACAGCAAAATCTCCAACAACAAACTCTCCAACAGCAAGTACTTCAGCAACAAGCCATGCAACAACAGAATCTGCAACAGCAGACCTTACAACAACAAGGATTACAGCAAAGTGCCCTTCAACAACAGAATCTGCAACAGCAAGCTTTGCAACAACAAAATCTCCAACATCAACAGTTGCATCCTATGCAACAGCAACAGCTGCAACAACAGCAGCTCCAGCAACAACAATtccaacaacagcaacagctcCAGCATCAACAACAGTTACAGCAACAACAGTTCCAattacagcagcagcaacagttGCAGCAAATGCAACAACAGCAATTGCAGCAGCAGCAGATGCAGTTGCAACAGCAACAATTACAGCAACAGGGAATGGGAATGAGACACAATTGA
- the LOC119661126 gene encoding mediator of RNA polymerase II transcription subunit 23 isoform X1 — MEAQIIETLNEFLVSAKVQYIEEAFLCVIVHKPDAEKQKCEQFTNNIISLFQNTSSEGKDAVLRVYLLRAAHSGNLAQLKVLMDTLHKLVTGNLISARVLCDKILSCDKLAFQNKSFWIECFKLIKKIITNVDYKGVREIMKACRDKASTFPTNINVSFLPQLLILEDLIQFIFDRNNCLLPAYFIANELIKSPQPSHWKINKLMTDFVEEFRNIAQMVTIINHNHMYPVVETFGYADHLMNSWKLDPHTLKYNFKGNLPYDIEIVEPQPHLVRYVLDQPYSKEMIAVMLNLQKQQKQRCHALEEQLVWLIISAMERSEHDSCEMVTPDDKITPNHWLWLHLSSQLIYFVLFQFVNFMHIIISLHEKLSKRDLRKGRDQLMWILLQFISGSIQKNPLSNFLPMFKLFDILYPEQEPLKVPDLSKPSALRQMAPICIWIHLMKKARLESVNITQPIPIALKAHHEFLSHLAVPGQSLSMSMNNDYRIILLCNAYSTNQEYFSRPMALLTEYINSKSTSQMPVTPLSIVALDGLTVHSKMSLMHSFVSQVIKQAQTKGSVSTLTPALIETYSRLLVYSEIESLGIKGFLSQLLPAVFKQHAWGILHTLLEMFSYRLHHIPTHYRVQLLSHLHSLASVPQTNKMQLNLCFESTALRIITGLGAAELQPQLSRYFNEKTPGSVASSESEELNRVLIMCLGRAMHIMGSGNELQPWCKELLTTIMQNTPMTFANHSLTRLPPALAEFLSQNNAAVENKQLLKKSVDEEYRNWTSMSNENDIIAHFIRPNTTPLFLCLIFKMIWETDTISPVAYKILEGITARALNAHLRKLCDFLVFEVANSTGKTLIHKYVDTMNKMIWQYHIVPIDRVILCLVLRYYENSDAHVCFLIIQLMILKTNELRIRLNEVQVDYPADHWKQSNWHDHHIQYRQKFPEKFGPDESASHSPLPIYYGNVCFRFLSVLDIVTMRFIEIGHPIHGILEIIFEHLGSLYKFHERPITFLYNTFNFYERDLKERVSLKKKMLHEVMKGFKDIRPANWVLSEPFTEYLQSNELLFNPEMPYYIGLVRRLADAITGKNYFYVTDWRFYEFPNAPTHAMYSTCLEVLALPLAPKVVVNNLIDTVVKGNAILLGNDIQAFINAIGVIIAALPESYWSVVYERLVDALNSPKMVEWNCRFSAFELFNFKIVREAMLNKSYAMLLAVAHSVFHHMGCWKLITMIQYLKEKLKPCVQNEHQLVFVCHIFGPFLQRLESEKSNAVAEIGVLLYEMLEVVDKNHGPKNLDYMDPICDFLYHIKYIHVGNIIKNESEAIIKRLRPALQMRLRFISHFNVEEIGSEKTENVQQPTQAPAQQPPVQQPAQPTQPQPQISPAPQQPQAQPQLQQQQSQPQPSQNIQQNLQQQALQQQQQQTLQQNLQQQTLQQQVLQQQAMQQQNLQQQTLQQQGLQQSALQQQNLQQQALQQQNLQHQQLHPMQQQQLQQQQLQQQQFQQQQQLQHQQQLQQQQFQLQQQQQLQQMQQQQLQQQQMQLQQQQLQQQGMGMRHN, encoded by the exons ATGGAGGCCCAGATAATCGAGACGTTGAATGAATTTCTGGTAAGTGCT AAAGTGCAGTATATCGAGGAGGCCTTTCTCTGCGTTATTGTCCACAAACCGGACGCCGAGAAGCAGAAATGTGAGCAGTTCACAAATAACATAA TTTCCCTGTTCCAAAATACCTCTTCGGAAGGAAAAGATGCGGTTTTGCGAGTCTACCTGTTGCGGGCCGCCCACAGCGGCAACCTGGCGCAACTCAAGGTTTTAATGGATACTTTGCATAAATTGGTGACTGGGAATTTGATTTCCGCAAG AGTTTTATGCGACAAAATATTAAGCTGCGACAAATTAGCCTTTCAAAACAAAAGCTTTTGGATAGAATGCTTTAAGCTGATCAAGAAGATAATCACCAATGTTGACTACAAAGGGGTTCGTGAAATAATGAAG GCTTGCAGAGACAAAGCTTCAACTTTCCCGACGAATATCAATGTCAGCTTTTTACCACAATTGCTTATCCTTGAAGATCTCATTCAGTTCATATTTGATCGTAATAACTGTTTGTTGCCGGCGTATTTTATTGCTAATGAACTGATCAAGTCACCACAACCATCACATTGG aaaatcaacaaattgaTGACCGATTTCGTTGAGGAATTTCGAAATATCGCACAAATGGTGACGATCATCAATCACAATCACATGTATCCAGTAGTGGAGACATTTGGCTACGCTGATCATTTGATGAATTCATGGAAACTCGATCCACACactttgaaatataattttaaagGTAATTTACCATATGACATCGAGATTGTTGAGCCGCAGCCGCATCTTGTCCGCTATGTGTTGGATCAGCCGTACTCGAAGGAGATGATCGCAGTTATGCTGAATTTGCAGAAACAG CAAAAGCAACGATGCCATGCTTTGGAAGAGCAACTGGTTTGGCTCATAATCTCTGCCATGGAACGAAGTGAACATGACTCCTGCGAGATGGTAACGCCAGACGATAAAATTACTCCCAACCATTGGTTATGGCTACATTTATCTTCACAATTgatatattttgtgttgttcCAATTCGTAAACTTTATGCACATCATTATTTCACTTCATGAGAAA CTTTCCAAACGCGACTTGCGCAAGGGTCGAGACCAACTTATGTGGATTTTACTTCAGTTTATCTCCGGAAGTATTCAAAAGAATCCG CTATCCAACTTCCTGCCAATGTTCAaactttttgatattttatatCCCGAACAAGAACCGCTCAAAGTTCCTGATTTGAGTAAACCCTCAGCATTGAGACAG ATGGCCCCAATTTGCATCTGGATCCATTTGATGAAGAAGGCACGTCTGGAGAGCGTCAACATAACTCAACCAATTCCTATCGCTTTGAAGGCTCATCATGA GTTTCTTTCACACTTGGCTGTGCCAGGTCAATCTTTATCAATGAGCATGAATAACGACTATAGAATCATCCTTCTCTGCAATGCATACTCGACAAATCAAGAATACTTTTCCCGCCCGATGGCTTTGCTCACCGAATATATAAATTCGAAAAGCACCTCTCAGATGCCGGTAACTCCTCTATCCATAGTCGCTCTTGACGGATTGACAGTGCATAGTAAAATGTCGTTGATGCACAG TTTTGTAAGTCAGGTAATTAAACAAGCGCAGACGAAGGGATCGGTATCAACGTTGACTCCAGCTTTGATTGAAACCTACTCAAGATTACTTGTGTATTCCGAGATTGAATCTTTGGGAATTAAAGGCTTTCTTA GTCAACTTCTACCCGCCGTATTCAAACAGCACGCTTGGGGAATACTCCATACTCTCTTGGAAATGTTTTCGTATCGTCTTCATCACATACCAACTCATTACCGTGTTCAATTGTTGTCGCATCTTCATTCATTGGCTTCTGTACCGCAAACGAATAAGATGCAATTGAATTTATG TTTTGAATCAACGGCATTACGGATTATAACCGGTTTGGGAGCAGCTGAGCTGCAACCGCAGCTTTCTCGATACTTCAATGAGAAGACACCAGGATCCGTTGCATCAAGTGAGAGCGAGGAACTAAATCGTGTTTTGATCATGTGTTTGGGACGAGCAATGCATATAATGGGATCGG GTAACGAGCTCCAGCCATGGTGCAAAGAGTTGCTAACCACGATCATGCAAAACACACCGATGACTTTCGCCAATCATTCACTTACTCGTTTACCACCAGCCCTTGCAGAATTTCTCAGTCAGAATAATGCAGCTGTCGAGAATAAACAACTCCTTAAAAAATCTGTCGACGAGGAATATCGCAATTGGACATCAATGTCGAACGAAAACGATATCATCGCCCATTTCATCCGCCCAAATACTACACCTTTGTTCCTTTGCTTGATATTTAAAATGATCTGGGAAACGGACACCATCAGCCCGGTGGCTTATAA AATTCTGGAGGGAATCACCGCCCGAGCATTGAATGCTCATTTGCGCAAACTGTGCGATTTTCTTGTATTTGAAGTTGCAAATTCAACTGGTAAAACTCTTATCCATAAATATGTTGACACAATGAACAAAATGATTTGGCAATATCATATCGTCCCAATTGATCGCGTAATTTTGTGCCTGGTGTTACGTTATTACGAAAACAGTGACGCTCATGTATGCTTCCTGATAATTCAATTAATGATATTAAAGACGAATGAGCTCCGGATTCGGTTGAACGAAGTCCAAGTGGACTATCCTGCTGATCATTGGAAGCAAAGTAACTG GCACGATCATCACATTCAATATCGGCAAAAATTCCCTGAAAAATTCGGCCCAGACGAATCAGCTTCCCATTCTCCTTTGCCAATTTATTATGGAAATGTTTGCTTCCGATTTTTATCGGTGCTTGATATTGTTACGATGAGATTCATTGAAATCGGGCATCCTATTCATGGCATTCTTGAGATAATTTTTGAGCACTTGGGAAGTTTGTACAAGTTTCATG AGCGACCGATTACGTTCCTCTATAACACTTTTAACTTCTATGAACGAGATTTAAAGGAACGTGTAtctttgaagaaaaagatgctCCATGAAGTAATGAAGGGATTCAAAGATATTCGCCCAGCTAACTGGGTTTTATCTGAACCTTTCACTGAATACTTGCAATCCAATGAGCTACTTTTCAATCCGGAAATGCCCTATTACATTGGATTGGTTCGACGTCTAGCAGATG CCATCACTGGGAAAAACTATTTTTACGTTACTGACTGGCGCTTCTATGAATTCCCGAATGCACCTACTCATGCTATGTATTCGACGTGCTTGGAAGTATTAGCGTTACCACTCGCCCCGAAGGTGGTTGTAAACAATCTAATTGATACAGTCGTAAAGGGAAATGCTATTCTTTTGGGTAACGACATTCAGGCGTTCATCAATGCAATTGGCGTGATAATTGCTGCCCTGCCGGAGTCCTATTGGAGTGTCGTTTACGAACGATTGGTTGATGCATTGAATAGTCCGAAAATGGTTGAATGGAATTGCCGTTTCTCAGCCTTTGAACTATTCAACTTCAAAATTGTACGCGAAGCAATGCTGAATAAATCATATGCAATGCTTTTGGCTGTCGCACATTCTGTCTTTCATCATATGGGATGTTGGAAATTGATAACAATGATTCA ATATTTGAAGGAGAAATTGAAGCCTTGCGTTCAAAATGAACATCAATTGGTTTTCGTTTGTCACATTTTTGGACCGTTTTTACAACGTTTGGAAAGTGAAAAGTCAAATGCTGTTGCGGAAATTGGTGTATTGTTGTACGAGATGCTAGAAGTGGTTGATAAGAATCACGGACCGAAAAATTTGGACTATATGGATCCGATTTGCGATTTCTT ATATCATATTAAGTATATTCACGTTgggaatataataaaaaatgaaTCAGAAGCAATAATCAAACGATTGAGGCCGGCTCTTCAGATGCGGCTCCGATTCATAAGTCACTTCAACGTTGAAGAAATTGGTTCAGAGAAAAC TGAAAATGTTCAGCAGCCAACCCAAGCACCAGCGCAACAGCCACCTGTCCAACAACCTGCACAACCGACACAACCTCAGCCACAAATTTCTCCTGCACCTCAACAGCCGCAAGCGCAACCGCAATTGCAGCAGCAACAATCTCAACCACAACCCTCACAAAATATTCAACAGAACCTCCAACAACAGGCACttcagcagcaacaacagcaaaccTTACAGCAAAATCTCCAACAACAAACTCTCCAACAGCAAGTACTTCAGCAACAAGCCATGCAACAACAGAATCTGCAACAGCAGACCTTACAACAACAAGGATTACAGCAAAGTGCCCTTCAACAACAGAATCTGCAACAGCAAGCTTTGCAACAACAAAATCTCCAACATCAACAGTTGCATCCTATGCAACAGCAACAGCTGCAACAACAGCAGCTCCAGCAACAACAATtccaacaacagcaacagctcCAGCATCAACAACAGTTACAGCAACAACAGTTCCAattacagcagcagcaacagttGCAGCAAATGCAACAACAGCAATTGCAGCAGCAGCAGATGCAGTTGCAACAGCAACAATTACAGCAACAGGGAATGGGAATGAGACACAATTGA